One region of Bombus affinis isolate iyBomAffi1 chromosome 5, iyBomAffi1.2, whole genome shotgun sequence genomic DNA includes:
- the LOC126916511 gene encoding zinc finger protein Elbow — translation MLTSSANQYLRPEYLTPLPTTLDAKKSPLALLAQTCSQIGADTPSNKSLLGSLDKGSNNKSSKSADQLREKSSPTIAATSTESTKANFKPYESCLGREKASSPDEQRSASSHSTSGRSRTPGSNNKRCPSNQSASSVRAVTPQGRKTSTPNGDTARESPASRTSMTNLSSTQLDSSSSSQPAVVSSPSLQAKPSYSPAGVLAITDPSIKDLPLGTFKPGVSLASSSSGYLGYSPQLPIDVTATSLMSQQQAALKNSLVAGNPYLSYARLKSSSGPDALMPVCRDPYCTGCQLNSHLLASSASAVVANGKLASSTSGTAGSCPAGCAQCDHKPGTTAYGALGVAAYAHAQLAALAAASQLPYVCNWIAGDTAYCGKRFSTSDELLQHLRSHTSVSNSSGVTDPSAALSLLSPSVGLPPTHPLFSRTYPTPPLSPLATARYHPYGKPSPLLPPSLSSLGLPLPPPHPHTPAGLPPYFSPYSLYGAPRLGAASGLPQ, via the exons ATGCTGACTTCCAGCGCAAATCAGTACCTCCGTCCGGAATATCTTACGCCTCTACCTACTACG CTGGATGCGAAGAAGAGTCCGCTCGCGCTCCTCGCACAGACTTGCAGTCAAATAGGAGCTGACACGCCGTCCAATAAATCTCTGCTGGGCTCGTTGGACAAAGGGTCGAACAACAAATCGTCCAAGTCCGCGGATCAGTTGCGTGAAAAATCGTCACCGACGATCGCGGCGACATCCACAGAATCAACCAAGGCAAACTTTAAGCCTTACGAATCGTGTTTAGGTCGTGAGAAAGCGTCAAGCCCGGACGAACAACGATCCGCCTCTAGTCATTCGACGTCCGGCCGATCGAGAACACCTGGTAGCAATAACAAACGATGTCCGAGCAATCAGAGCGCCTCGTCAGTCCGAGCGGTGACACCGCAAGGTCGTAAAACATCAACGCCGAATGGGGATACAGCTCGGGAGTCACCCGCCTCGAGAACATCAATGACGAATCTTTCATCGACTCAACTCGACTCGTCGAGTTCTTCTCAGCCGGCAGTCGTCAGCAGTCCGTCGTTACAAGCAAAACCTTCTTATAGCCCAGCCGGTGTTCTAGCGATAACGGATCCGTCCATCAAGGATCTTCCGTTGGGAACTTTCAAACCTGGTGTCAGTTTAGCCTCGTCGAGCTCTGGCTATTTAGGTTACAGTCCACAATTACCCATCGATGTGACAGCCACTTCCTTGATGTCTCAGCAGCAGGCGGCGCTAAAGAATAGCTTAGTGGCCGGTAATCCGTATCTGAGTTACGCAAGGTTGAAGAGTTCTTCCGGTCCCGATGCTCTGATGCCCGTTTGCAGGGATCCGTATTGCACTGGTTGTCAGTTGAACTCTCATCTGCTTGCCAGTTCCGCGAGTGCAGTGGTGGCGAATGGAAAGTTAGCGAGCAGTACGAGTGGCACGGCAGGTTCCTGTCCTGCTGGATGTGCTCAGTGCGATCACAAACCCGGTACAACGGCTTACGGAGCGCTGGGTGTAGCCGCATACGCACACGCACAACTGGCAGCTTTGGCAGCGGCCTCGCAACTCCCGTACGTGTGCAACTGGATAGCAGGCGATACGGCTTACTGTGGCAAAAGATTTTCCACGTCGGACGAATTGTTGCAACATCTGAGGAGTCACACGAGCGTGTCGAATAGCAGCGGAGTTACGGATCCGTCAGCCGCGTTGTCTCTGCTGTCGCCCTCCGTTGGACTACCACCGACACATCCTTTGTTTTCCAGGACTTATCCCACGCCACCTTTGAGTCCACTCGCAACCGCGCGTTATCACCCTTACGGGAAACCTTCACCGTTGTTGCCGCCGTCTCTATCGTCGTTGGGTTTACCGCTTCCACCGCCACATCCGCACACACCTGCAGGATTACCACCGTATTTCTCCCCATACTCGCTGTACGGAGCTCCTCGCCTTGGTGCTGCATCCGGCTTGCCTCAATGA